The following is a genomic window from Verrucomicrobiales bacterium.
CCCGTGACATAGAAGCCCAACAGCTCCTTCTCGGCGGAGAGCAGCTCATGCTGCGGCCATTCCTGCAGGGTCACCGTGTTCTCCCGGGCGGCCGGCTTTTCCAGCTCCTCGATCAAACCGAAGAGCGAGCTTTGACCGCGCGCCTTGTCCTCGGCCATGGTGGAAGCCCGGGCCATGACATGCTCCAGGCTCGCGAACATGCCTGCGCGGGTCTCCTTCAAGCTGTCGCACGCCCCGCAGCGAATCAGTGCTTCCAGGACCCGTTTGTTCACGGTGCGGCCGTCCACCCGCTCGCATAGCTCCGCCAGGGTTTTGAACCTTCCGCCTTCAGCCCGAGCCTTGAGGATGCTCTCGACGGCAATCTCGCCCACTCCTTTGATGGCCGCCAGGCCGAAGCGGATGGCTGGTTTGCTCTGCCCGTGCTCGTCGGCTGTGCCCGTGGCCGGACCGAAGAAGGCGTCGCCTTCATTCACATCGGGAGGCAGGACCTCCACTCCCATTGACTTCGATTCGTTGAGCACCACCTGGAGTTTTTCCAGGGAGCCCATTTCGTTCGTCATCATGGCGGAGAGGAACTCCACCGGGTAGTTGGCCTTGAGATACGCCGTCTGATAGGAAACGATCGCGTAGGCGGCCGCGTGCGACTTGTTAAAGCCATAGCCGGCGAATTTTTCCAAGAGATCGAACACCTGGTTCGCTTTGGACTCGGGAATCTTGTTGGTCTGGGCGGCGCCCTTCACGAAAATGGCCCGCTGCTTGGCCATTTCCTCAGGCTTCTTTTTGCCCATCGCCCGCCGCAGCAGATCGGCGCCGCCGAGGGTGTAGCCGGCCAAATACTGGGCCGCCTGCATGACCTGCTCCTGGTAGATGAGCACTCCGTAGGTCTCCTTGCTGATGGATTCCAGCAGGGGGTGCTCATACTCGATGCTGACCTCGCCGTGGCGGCGTTTGATGAAATCCGGAATCAGGTCCATGGGGCCCGGACGATACAGCGCCACCAGAGCGGTGATGTGTTCGACGGAACTGATCTGGAACTTGCGGCACAGGTCGCGCATGCCGCCAGATTCTAGCTGGAACACGCCGACGGTGTTGCCCTTGTTGAGCAGGTCGTAGGTCTTCTGGTCATCGAGCGGAAGGCGGTCGATGTTGATGGTGATGCCGCGGGTGCGCTGGACCATCTCGCAGACGTTTCGGATCACCGTCAGGGTCTTCAGGCCCAGAAAATCCATCTTCAGCAGACCCAAGTCCCCCACCGGACCCATGGGATATTGTGTGACGATGGTGCCATCCTCGTCCTGCTTGAGCGGCAGCAGGTTCACCAATGGTTCGGGACCGATGACGACACCGGCCGCGTGCACGGAGGAGTTGCGGACGATGTCCTCCAGCACAAATGCGGTATCCACCAGTTCCCGGGTCATTTCCTCGCTATCGTAGGCCTGCTTGAAGTCCGGCGAGACTTTCAAGGACTTGGCGAGGTCCATCTTCAGCTCGTTGGGAATCATCTTGGCCAGGCGATCACCGTCTCCGAACGAGAGCCCGTTGACCCGGGCCAGGTCGCGGAGAACGGATTTCGCACCCATGGTGCCGAAGGTGATGATCTGGGCGACGCAGTCGCTCCCGTATTTTTGACGGACGTATTCGATCACGTCGGCGCGTCGGTCGTCGGCAAAATCGATGTCGATATCGGGCGGGTTGACGCGTTCAGGATTGAGAAACCGCTCGAAGAGCAGCCCGTATCGGATCGGGTCAACATTCGAGATCTCCAGCAGGTAGGTCACGATGGACCCGGCGGCGGAACCACGAGCCACGCAGGATACCCCTTTCTCGCGGCCGTGCTGGACGAAGTCGCCGACGATCAAAAAGTAAGAGATAAAGCCGGTCTTCTCGATGACCTTCAGTTCGAGTTGAAGACGGTCGATCACCACCTTCACCGCTTGTGCAACCTTAGGGTCGTTCAGATCGCGCGGGGGCGAGTTCGGATCGATCGCCGCCGCTTCCTCGGGGCTGAGAGTGTAAATAGGCAGGTTGCGAGCGTCCTCGATGGATTCGACGATGTACTCCTGCCCCTGCGCCTTGGCCACCATGCCATAGCGTCGGCCCAGGCCATCAGCCAGCAGTTTGCGCAGATAGCCTTCCCGGGTGAAATGTTCGGGAGGTTCGAAATTCGGATAGTGCAGCTCGCCGAACTTCAGCTCCACATTGCACTTCTCGGCGACCTCCAGGGTGTTCTGGATGGCTTCGGGCACCTCGGCAAAAAGCGCCTTCATCTCTTCGGCCGACCGCAGATAGAACTGCTCCGGCACATAGCGCATCCGCCGCTGGTCTTGCAGAGTGGTTTGGGTGCCCAGACAGATGAGGCAGTCGTGGGCGTGGGAGTGGCTCTTGTCGATGTAGTGAACATCGTTGGTGGCCACTAGCTTCACGCCGAACTCTTTCGACCAGGGGATCAGGTGCCGGTTGACCTTGGCTTGTTCCGCGATGCCATGGTTTTGCAGCTCGAGATAGTAGTTTTCGGGACCCATCACCTGCTTGTACCAGTCGATGGCCTCGCGGGCTTTTTCGAGGTTGTCCGTGTGGATGAGCTGAGGGACCTCGCTGGCCAGGCATCCGGATAGCGCGATCAAGCCCTCGTGATGTTGCTGGAGCAGTTCTTTGTCGATCCGAGGCTTGTAGTAGTATCCTTCCAGATGGGCCGCCGTGGAGAGCTTGATCAGATTTCGATACCCTTGCTCATCCTTGGCCAGCAGGAGCAAGTGGTTGTAGACATCACGTCCCCCGCTGGAAGACTTCTTATCGAACCGGCTGTGCGGAGCTACGTAAACCTCGCAACCCAGGATTGGTTTAATGCCTTTGTTGTGGGCCGCTTGATAGAAATCCACCAGGCCATAGAGCACCCCGTGATCGGTAATGGGCAGCGCCGAGAACTTCAGCTCATGAGCCCGATCGACTAGTTTGTCCAATCGACAGGCGCCATCAAGCATCGAGTACTCGGTATGCAGGTGCAGGTGAACGAAGTCCGCGTGCGACATCCCCTCAAATCTGAGAACCACCCGCCGCGAAGTCAATCACCGGGACACGGCCAGCTGCCATTCGGATGTGATTATTTCCGCCTGGCGGCGGAACTCCATGCGCACTTTCTGGAACGCCTTCGCAACTCGATAGAGCAGGAATTCCCGCGTTCATGAGCTAGCCTTACTTTATTCCAGCCTGGGCCCTCATTCCGGTAGTTTGGTGCTAGCGTGACCAGAATGTGACTTGTCAGATGCCCTCAAATTCCCTAACGAGGGGCACGATCATGAGTACATTACCGTTCGAACAAATCCAGGGCCGCCACTTGATGCAATGTTGGTCGGCTCAACAGGGTTACTCGCCCATCCCCGTCTGCGAAACCCGAGGATGCTGGATTCATACCACGGACGGTCGTCGCATTTTTGATCTCCGGAGCGCCCACGAATGCATCAATCTAGGATTCAACCATCCCCAGGTGCTCCAGGCGATGCGCGATCAGATGGAAAAGGTGATCTACGTCACCGACGATTTCGCCACCGAGCCCACCGCGCGCTTGGTGGAGCGCTTGGCTCAGTTGGTGCCAGGGGCTCCTGGCAAACGAGTCTTTCTCTCGCAAAGTGGCGCGGCAGCGGTCGAGGCGGCGATTAAAGGCGCCCGACAATACCAATACAACACCGTCCTCAAGGCTGGGTCGCCGGGCGTCGATGCCCCGATGCAATATCCGTTTCCCTACAAGATCATCTCGCGTTATCGCTCCTGGCATGGATCGAGTGCCACGGCGGCTTCGGTGAGCGGCGACCCTCGCCGTTGGTTTCAGGAGCCGTTCACCGTCCCCGGGGTCGTCTTCGCTCCGGATGCTCAAGAATATCGGTCGCCTTTCGGCTCTGGACCAGAAGCGGTTCAGGCCAACCTCAACTACCTGGATTACCTCATTGAGCAGGAAGGAGGCAGCAACAAAGTGGCGGCCATGATCCTGGAGCCGGTGGTGGGGAGCAACGGCATTCTCCCCCCACCTCCCGGCTATCTGGAAGGAGTGCGACGCATCTGCGATCGGTGGAACATGCTGCTGATTGTCGATGAAACCATGACCGGCATGGGCCGCACCGGGAAGATGTTTGCCGTCGAGCACTATGGCATCGAGCCTGACATCTTGGTGATGGGCAAGGCGCTCGGCGTGTATTGCCCACTCGCCGCGACGGTGTTCTCGGAGAAGGTCTCCCGTTCCTTTGATCACAACCTATTCGGACATGGTCAGAGCTTCTCCGGGCATGCCTTGGGCTGCGCGGCGGCCTTGGCCAGCCTCGAGGTTTTGATCGAAGGAGGGTTGCTGGCACAGGTTCAGAAAAACGGTGCCTATTTGGGGGACGAACTCCGGAAGCTGGCAGCGCGCCATCCCTGTGTGGGTGACGTGCGTGGGCTGGGGCTCTTCTGGACGCTCGAATTGGTGAAGGATCGAGAGAGCCGAGAACCGCTCCGACGCACGACGGAGAAATACACCCGCACGATCGTGAGTGAGCTCGCTGACTTTCTCCTGCGCGAACGACACGTGTACGTGCCGGCTGATAAGTTCGGCATCTGGGTCGTCCCGCCGCTCATCGTCAGCCGATCGGAGATCGACTTTCTCGTGGAGGCGATCGATGCAGCGCTCACGATGGCAGATGGTTGGAGCGACCGGACTGAACCCTCCTGAGAAACACTCAATCCCCCAACATCGGGTTTGACCTCAGCGCGAGCGCGCGGTGTCCACGGCGGTTTTCATCCGCTCGTCCTGATCGTCAACCTGAATGACCGGCCCGGGGCTCAGCTCCAGCACCGCGCTCATCGGATCCGCTGAACGAAGCGCCGCCTTCGATTGGTCGTTCCAGGGTAGACATCGGTGAGATTGCGGAAGGTAGATGGCGAGGCATGCGGAGTGATCCAGCTCGGCGATGAACCGGGCCATCCGTGGGTAATAGGACTCGCGTGAAACACCTTCACCGAGGACGCTCATCACATCGATCGAGATCCATGCCCGATGATCGCTGATCATCTGCGCCAGCCTCAGATCAGGACAGTCCTTGGCGACTTTCCTGGGATCGGAAAAGTAGGGTTCGGCGCGGTGGTGGATTACCAGGATGGCTTCCTGGTCGCTCGCGATGAAGAGCGGGGTTGAGCCGGCTACATAGGGCTGTGGCGTTTTGTTTTCGGCGGAGTCAGCACTTTCGACGGGCTTTGCATCGGTGAATTCGATACCCCAGGCTTTGCTGAGGTATTTTGCGATTGTTCTGCTGCTCAGCGGGAGGGGCTCACTTAACCAAAGCACGATGGAAACCATCGGCTCCGCCTCTCCTGATAAATCCGGTCGTAGCAAGGAACGAAAGTCGACCCGAACTTCCCTGGCCGCAAACACCGATGCAAGTCCCAGGGCGAGCCACAGCCAGTTCCATTCTCGGGACGCGAGCAGGAAGGCAAAATAGCATCCGAAGGAGAGATAGGTCGCCATCCCTAGCCAAACACCCCATCGACTGCCGAGCAGCAGTCCAATACCGCTGGCCAGAGCCAGCACACCATAGATGCCTTCGAACCAGACAGAGCTCCGTTGAACAGTTGCGAGCCGAGCGAGGAAGTAGATTCCCAGGGCCAGCATTACACAAATCGTCAGCCATTGGGGGAAAGTTCTCTTCAGTGCTGGCACCTTGGGGAGCGCTGCTGACATGGGGCAATTATGCCTCCATTTTCAACAGAAGAGCAAGCGGGAGATCGTGGTCCGCTGGCAGGCCGGCGGAATCAGAATATCGTTCTTCAGGCTGCTAGCCCCTACTAATAGGGAACCTTTTGGCGATGAACTGCTTCGAGCCCCTAGTTTGGGCGATTGTCCAACCCCGATTCTCTGGCAAACTGATCCGCATACCGTTGTTGTATGACGAAATGCCATGGGATGTTCCGGGGGGCGAGACTTGTTGAGCAGAACCGCGCTGCTCAGCTCGCATCCAGTTTGGGGATCCAGGAAAGGCACGAAGCGTTCAACCGTGAAGCTCTTCTTCTGAATCCCCCATTCACCTCCAGGCGAGGGCGGTGGATTGTTCCATTCGGAGGAGTCTTTGCTTGTCGAGCGATTCGTGCCTTTCCTGGGTCCCCAGGCTGAGGTGCGACGGTTCCTGCCCCTCCTATCGGGATGGGGCCAAGGTTTCGGAGGGTTCGGGCCACTTCAGATGGTGATGCAGAAATCGGAATGTCCCGACGCCGTGAATCGTATGCGGCCCATCAAAATACTCGATCTCGGTGCGCTCCGGAATCCCCAGTTGGGCGTATAGCCTGCGCACCCGCGCATATTCATGAGCCACCCATTCGTCGGGCGCCACAGCATCACGATGGCCGCGTTCCACCATGAACGGCCGGGGCGCGATCATCGCCGCCATCTCCGCGTAGCTAAAGGTGTTTCCCAGATTAAACTCCGGCATCTCGTACTCGCCGGTGAAGAGGTAGCTGTGCAGCGAGTCCACCGTCGCATTCTTGGTGATCCAATCGTTGAAGTCCCCCGAGCAGATCGACAGCGCGTAGCGTTCCAGCAGCGCGGGCACGCGCATCGCGGTCTTGCCGCCGTAGGACAATCCGTAGAACCCAATGCGCTTGGCATCCACAAAAGGTTGGGCGCTCAGCCAATCCAAAATCCGGTCATGCTGGGCCAGGATCACCGAGAACAGGGACCAGCCCAGCAGATTTGCCTGGCGCTGAAGGACACGGAATTGATCGTGCCCTCGGTAGGGATTGTGCGGCGCGAATACCACAAAGCCACGGTCGGCCAGCCGGGCGGCGAACCCTTGGTAATAGTGGAAGTTGGGGGCTTTCGGGTCCTGGGTGATCGTGTCCTCCGGCAATCCTTCGAGCCCGTGCTGGCAGACCACCACCGGCCTTCTCTCACCGGGCTTCATCGACTTCGGCAGCAACAGCACGCCCCACGCAAAGACATCCGGGGAGACATCGATCACCACGTCGTAGCTGGTCCAGTTGGGACCTTCC
Proteins encoded in this region:
- a CDS encoding DNA polymerase III subunit alpha gives rise to the protein MSHADFVHLHLHTEYSMLDGACRLDKLVDRAHELKFSALPITDHGVLYGLVDFYQAAHNKGIKPILGCEVYVAPHSRFDKKSSSGGRDVYNHLLLLAKDEQGYRNLIKLSTAAHLEGYYYKPRIDKELLQQHHEGLIALSGCLASEVPQLIHTDNLEKAREAIDWYKQVMGPENYYLELQNHGIAEQAKVNRHLIPWSKEFGVKLVATNDVHYIDKSHSHAHDCLICLGTQTTLQDQRRMRYVPEQFYLRSAEEMKALFAEVPEAIQNTLEVAEKCNVELKFGELHYPNFEPPEHFTREGYLRKLLADGLGRRYGMVAKAQGQEYIVESIEDARNLPIYTLSPEEAAAIDPNSPPRDLNDPKVAQAVKVVIDRLQLELKVIEKTGFISYFLIVGDFVQHGREKGVSCVARGSAAGSIVTYLLEISNVDPIRYGLLFERFLNPERVNPPDIDIDFADDRRADVIEYVRQKYGSDCVAQIITFGTMGAKSVLRDLARVNGLSFGDGDRLAKMIPNELKMDLAKSLKVSPDFKQAYDSEEMTRELVDTAFVLEDIVRNSSVHAAGVVIGPEPLVNLLPLKQDEDGTIVTQYPMGPVGDLGLLKMDFLGLKTLTVIRNVCEMVQRTRGITINIDRLPLDDQKTYDLLNKGNTVGVFQLESGGMRDLCRKFQISSVEHITALVALYRPGPMDLIPDFIKRRHGEVSIEYEHPLLESISKETYGVLIYQEQVMQAAQYLAGYTLGGADLLRRAMGKKKPEEMAKQRAIFVKGAAQTNKIPESKANQVFDLLEKFAGYGFNKSHAAAYAIVSYQTAYLKANYPVEFLSAMMTNEMGSLEKLQVVLNESKSMGVEVLPPDVNEGDAFFGPATGTADEHGQSKPAIRFGLAAIKGVGEIAVESILKARAEGGRFKTLAELCERVDGRTVNKRVLEALIRCGACDSLKETRAGMFASLEHVMARASTMAEDKARGQSSLFGLIEELEKPAARENTVTLQEWPQHELLSAEKELLGFYVTGHPLTPLASVLERYCLHNSITAKEVPPRTLTRIGGMVSTVQSGMSKKSGKPYAMVTLEDLEGNMSMLCMNENYDKYRELLIPNQALMVIGEVNNDEDKPKLFPQEILRLEDAPRRYTSQVHFRLNEAQLSTERLEAARQIAEANRGKIPLFLCVKRSAGELVFIEAHERWNVAPSLAFQRAVDELFGEDTYYAKVDTRLPERVQRKWERKGEQSASE
- a CDS encoding aspartate aminotransferase family protein, with amino-acid sequence MSTLPFEQIQGRHLMQCWSAQQGYSPIPVCETRGCWIHTTDGRRIFDLRSAHECINLGFNHPQVLQAMRDQMEKVIYVTDDFATEPTARLVERLAQLVPGAPGKRVFLSQSGAAAVEAAIKGARQYQYNTVLKAGSPGVDAPMQYPFPYKIISRYRSWHGSSATAASVSGDPRRWFQEPFTVPGVVFAPDAQEYRSPFGSGPEAVQANLNYLDYLIEQEGGSNKVAAMILEPVVGSNGILPPPPGYLEGVRRICDRWNMLLIVDETMTGMGRTGKMFAVEHYGIEPDILVMGKALGVYCPLAATVFSEKVSRSFDHNLFGHGQSFSGHALGCAAALASLEVLIEGGLLAQVQKNGAYLGDELRKLAARHPCVGDVRGLGLFWTLELVKDRESREPLRRTTEKYTRTIVSELADFLLRERHVYVPADKFGIWVVPPLIVSRSEIDFLVEAIDAALTMADGWSDRTEPS